Proteins found in one Paenibacillus dendritiformis genomic segment:
- the rpoC gene encoding DNA-directed RNA polymerase subunit beta' has product MMDVNNFEYMKIGLASPDKIRSWSRGEVKKPETINYRTLKPEKEGLFCEKIFGPTKDWECHCGKYKRVRYKGVVCDRCGVEVTRQKVRRERMGHIELAAPVSHIWYFKGIPSRMGLALDMSPRSLEEIIYFASYVVTDPGDTPLEKKQLLSEKEYRSYREKYGHAFQAGMGAEAVKKLLQDLDVEKELAMLKEELRTAQGQRRNRAIKRLEVIEAFRNSGNAPEWMILDVLPVIPPELRPMVQLDGGRFATSDLNDLYRRVINRNNRLKRLLDLGAPDIIVQNEKRMLQEAVDALIDNGRRGRPVTGPGNRPLKSLSHMLKGKQGRFRQNLLGKRVDYSGRSVIVVGPYLKMYQCGLPKEMALELFKPFVMKELVNKGLAHNIKSAKRKVERVSPEVWDVLEEVIREHPVLLNRAPTLHRLGIQAFEPILVEGRAIRLHPLVCTAYNADFDGDQMAVHVPLSAEAQAEARLLMLASGNILNPKDGKPVVTPSQDMVLGSFYLTMDNKEAKGSGMIFASVNEAVSAYQRGTASLHARVVIPAKALNKTSFTDKQQEALLVTTVGRIIFNEIFPPEFPYINEPTKRNLFEGTPDLYFIHEKGANIQEILQSIPQSGAVGKDYLGQIIARCFDIFHTTLTSVILDRIKQIGFTYSTRAGITIAVADVIVPQEKVEILKESEEKVKVITNQYRRGLITNDERYDRVIEIWSDTKDRITEILMKSMDRYNSIMLMVDSKARGNKSQITQLGGMRGLMANPSGRIIELPIKSNFREGLTVLEYFISTHGARKGLADTALRTADSGYLTRRLVDVAQDVIVREDDCGTDKGFLVSNISDGKEVIEGLYDRIEGRYSFETVRHPETGEVLVNRNELIDTDKAEAIVNAGVKKLMIRSVLSCRARHGVCKICYGRNLATGKHVEIGEAVGIIAAQSIGEPGTQLTMRTFHTGGVAGDDITQGLPRIQELFEARNPKGQAIISEIDGVVKEIREAKDRREVEVQGEAETKVYSVTYGSRIRVTEGMAIEAGDEITDGSIDPKEMLRIKGIRGVQNYILQEVQRVYRNQGVEINDKHVEVMIKQMLRKIRIVDAGDTTLLPGSYVDLHEYEAANKEAILSGKEPAVAKPVLLGITKASLETDSFLSAASFQETTRVLTDAAIKGKVDQLLGLKENVIIGKLIPAGTGMNRYRSVKLINPLMEEETEEALDTAGVGVAE; this is encoded by the coding sequence TTGATGGACGTCAACAATTTTGAATATATGAAGATTGGGCTCGCCTCTCCCGACAAGATTCGCTCTTGGTCCCGTGGCGAAGTCAAGAAGCCGGAGACGATCAACTACCGCACGCTCAAGCCGGAAAAAGAAGGCCTGTTCTGCGAAAAGATCTTCGGACCGACGAAAGACTGGGAATGTCACTGCGGCAAATATAAGCGGGTGCGCTACAAAGGCGTCGTCTGTGATCGATGCGGCGTTGAAGTTACGCGCCAGAAAGTGCGCCGCGAACGGATGGGCCATATCGAATTGGCTGCTCCCGTCTCGCATATTTGGTATTTCAAGGGCATTCCGAGCCGTATGGGCTTGGCCCTCGACATGTCGCCCCGTTCGCTGGAAGAGATTATTTACTTCGCCTCCTATGTTGTGACGGATCCGGGCGATACGCCGCTGGAGAAGAAGCAGCTGTTGTCGGAGAAGGAATACCGCAGCTACCGCGAGAAGTACGGCCATGCATTCCAGGCCGGCATGGGCGCGGAAGCTGTCAAGAAGCTGCTGCAGGATCTGGACGTGGAAAAAGAGCTGGCGATGCTGAAGGAAGAGCTGCGCACGGCCCAAGGCCAACGCCGCAACCGCGCGATTAAGCGTCTGGAAGTCATCGAGGCATTCCGCAATTCGGGCAATGCGCCGGAATGGATGATCCTCGACGTGCTGCCGGTCATTCCGCCGGAGCTTCGTCCGATGGTTCAATTGGACGGCGGACGCTTCGCGACCTCCGACTTGAACGATCTGTACCGCCGCGTCATCAACCGGAACAACCGCCTCAAGCGGCTGCTCGATCTGGGCGCGCCGGACATCATCGTGCAGAACGAGAAGCGGATGCTGCAGGAAGCCGTCGATGCTCTGATCGACAACGGGCGCCGCGGCCGTCCGGTTACCGGACCGGGGAACCGTCCGCTCAAGTCGCTCAGCCATATGCTCAAAGGAAAGCAAGGCCGCTTCCGTCAGAACCTGCTCGGGAAGCGCGTTGACTATTCCGGACGTTCTGTTATCGTCGTCGGCCCGTATTTGAAGATGTATCAATGCGGTCTGCCGAAGGAAATGGCCTTGGAGCTGTTCAAGCCTTTCGTCATGAAAGAGCTCGTGAACAAAGGCTTGGCGCATAACATCAAGAGCGCGAAGCGCAAAGTCGAGCGCGTCAGTCCGGAAGTATGGGACGTCCTTGAAGAAGTGATCCGCGAGCATCCGGTTCTGTTGAACCGCGCTCCGACGCTTCACCGTCTCGGTATCCAGGCGTTCGAGCCAATCCTTGTCGAAGGCCGCGCGATCCGTCTTCACCCGCTCGTCTGTACGGCGTACAACGCCGACTTCGACGGCGACCAGATGGCGGTTCACGTGCCGTTGTCCGCGGAAGCGCAAGCGGAAGCCCGCCTGCTCATGCTGGCGTCCGGCAACATCTTGAACCCGAAAGACGGCAAACCGGTCGTTACACCATCCCAGGATATGGTTCTCGGATCGTTCTACCTGACGATGGACAACAAGGAAGCCAAAGGCTCCGGCATGATCTTCGCCTCTGTCAATGAAGCGGTATCCGCCTACCAGCGCGGAACGGCCTCCTTGCATGCGCGCGTCGTCATTCCGGCCAAGGCGCTGAACAAGACCTCGTTCACGGATAAGCAGCAGGAAGCGCTGCTCGTGACGACAGTGGGACGTATCATTTTCAATGAAATATTCCCGCCGGAATTCCCTTATATCAACGAGCCTACTAAGCGCAACTTGTTCGAGGGAACGCCGGATCTCTACTTTATTCATGAAAAGGGCGCGAATATTCAGGAGATTCTCCAGAGCATTCCGCAATCGGGTGCGGTAGGCAAAGACTATCTCGGTCAAATTATTGCCCGCTGCTTCGATATATTCCATACGACGCTTACTTCGGTCATCCTGGACCGTATCAAGCAGATTGGATTCACGTACTCCACCCGTGCAGGCATTACGATCGCGGTCGCGGACGTTATCGTGCCGCAGGAGAAGGTGGAGATCCTCAAGGAGTCCGAAGAGAAGGTCAAGGTGATTACGAATCAATACCGTCGCGGTCTGATTACGAACGACGAGCGGTATGACCGTGTTATCGAGATCTGGTCGGATACGAAGGACCGCATCACGGAGATCCTCATGAAATCGATGGACCGCTATAACTCCATCATGCTCATGGTCGATTCCAAGGCGCGGGGTAACAAATCGCAGATTACCCAGCTCGGCGGGATGCGCGGTCTCATGGCGAACCCGTCCGGACGGATTATTGAATTGCCAATCAAATCCAACTTCCGCGAAGGCCTTACCGTCTTGGAGTACTTCATCTCGACGCACGGCGCGCGGAAAGGTCTCGCCGATACCGCGCTTCGTACGGCGGACTCGGGTTACTTGACCCGCCGTCTCGTCGACGTCGCGCAGGACGTGATCGTGCGCGAGGACGATTGCGGCACGGACAAAGGCTTCCTCGTCAGCAATATTTCTGACGGCAAGGAAGTTATCGAAGGCTTGTATGACCGTATCGAGGGACGTTATTCGTTCGAGACGGTGCGTCATCCGGAGACGGGCGAAGTACTGGTGAACCGGAACGAGCTTATCGATACCGACAAGGCCGAAGCCATCGTCAATGCCGGCGTGAAGAAGCTCATGATTCGCTCTGTGCTCAGCTGCCGCGCCCGTCACGGCGTCTGCAAAATCTGCTACGGCCGCAACTTGGCGACAGGCAAGCACGTTGAGATCGGGGAAGCGGTAGGCATTATCGCCGCGCAATCGATCGGTGAGCCGGGAACCCAGCTCACGATGCGTACGTTCCATACCGGGGGCGTCGCAGGAGACGATATTACCCAAGGTTTGCCGCGTATCCAGGAGTTGTTCGAAGCGCGCAATCCGAAGGGGCAAGCGATCATTTCCGAGATCGACGGCGTCGTCAAGGAGATCCGCGAAGCGAAGGACCGCCGCGAGGTAGAGGTTCAAGGCGAAGCGGAGACCAAAGTATATTCCGTTACGTACGGCTCCCGTATCCGTGTCACCGAAGGCATGGCCATCGAAGCCGGGGACGAGATTACGGACGGCTCCATCGACCCGAAAGAGATGCTGCGCATCAAAGGTATCCGCGGCGTGCAGAACTACATTCTTCAGGAAGTTCAGCGCGTATACCGGAACCAAGGGGTAGAAATCAACGACAAGCACGTTGAGGTCATGATTAAGCAGATGCTGCGGAAGATCCGCATCGTCGACGCGGGAGACACGACACTTCTGCCTGGCTCGTACGTCGACCTTCATGAATACGAAGCAGCGAACAAGGAAGCGATCCTGTCCGGCAAAGAGCCGGCTGTCGCCAAGCCGGTGCTGCTCGGTATTACGAAGGCGTCGCTGGAGACCGATTCCTTCCTGTCAGCCGCATCGTTCCAGGAGACGACACGTGTCCTGACCGACGCTGCCATCAAGGGCAAGGTCGACCAGCTGCTCGGCCTGAAGGAGAATGTCATCATCGGGAAGCTGATCCCGGCTGGTACCGGCATGAACCGCTACCGCAGCGTGAAGCTGATCAACCCGCTGATGGAAGAAGAGACGGAAGAAGCGCTTGACACCGCCGGTGTCGGCGTCGCCGAATAA